Part of the Roseobacter litoralis Och 149 genome, CCAACGGTGCCATGTTGATTGGTGTTGCCGCCTACGTGCTCTACGTGGAGCCGCAGATTGCCGTTTTTGCACTTGCATTCCTGTTCCCACAGGTGGTGATCACGCCTTTTTTACAACGTAAACTCAACGTGTTGATCGAAGAGCGTGTCGTGCTGTTGCGCGATCTCGGGGACGGCATCTCAGGCATGAAGACGAACGCAAGCTCGGACCCTGACCATGTTGTGAACAGCATCTTTACAAATCGGATGCGGTTTTTTGTCTTAAAGTTCGCAATGAAATCCGCTTTGAATTTGCTCAACGCTTTAGGACCGTTGACCGTTTTATTGTTCGGCGGGTATCTGGCCATGCAAGGCGACGCTCAGCTTGGCGTCATTGTCGCTTTCATTTCTGGCTTCGAGAAAATCTCATCGCCACTGCGCGAGCTCATCGGGTTCTACCGGATCACGGCACAGGCGAATGTGCAGCACCGTATGATCGCTAAGTGGATGGCGTCGTAGATCATTATGGGCTCCCTCAATCCGTTGGCCGCCGAGCAAGAAATCGGTGAGCAACGCGGAGCCAAGCGTTGGATTGTGCAGTAGACGCCGAGCAATCGTGGAGTATACTTTGGAATACTGTGAAGGGGAAGAAAGCACGTGTTTCCCTCGCATCCCTTTTACTTGGATCACATCTCTGGAACACCCAAGAAAGATGGCGGAGGAGGTGGGATTCGAACCCACGGTACGCTTTCACGCACGCCGGTTTTCAAGACCGGTGCATTCGACCACTCTGCCACTCCTCCGGTGGCACCCTCCTAGTGGGTGATAACCGATTCTGAAACCATGAATTTTCATTGCTGACGGATCGGGGATTATTGCCAGTTTGCCCTGTTTCACCTTCCCAGAGCGTTGATCCCAAGCTAAGTTAGCCCAAAGACCCTGTTCAAATCGGGGCGATGAGGTAACTCGCCCGTGCGGCAATCAGGCTAGGACAGCAAAATGAGCATATCTCAATTCCCTCCTTTTATGGCGATTTGCGGCCTCAGACTTCCCGCTATGATTGCGCTCAGCGTTTTATTGTCTGGCTGTGACGACGCAGGTTCCTTCGATGTGCAAAGTGTTTTCAAGGCTGATCAGGATGAGGCGAACACCACCCCTGAACCCACTGCGAATACAGACTTCACAGAAAAAGATGTTGAAGCCCCCGAAGTCTTTTCGGCTCAAGAGGCCGGTTTGTGGGATGGGCGTCCGTCGTTGGGCGGCGTATGGGTCGCGCACCCGGATGTCGCGGAGCCTGAACGCGTGTTGATCCGCAATCAGGTGAATGGGCAATCGGTCGTGGGCGCGCTATTTCGGAGGGAACGTGACATACCGGGCCCGCGCTTGCAGTTGTCGTCTGACGCAGCCGAAGCGCTCGGCGTACTGGCAGGCGCACCGGTTGAGTTGAATGTCGTGGCCTTGCGCAAAGAAAAAGTTGCCGTATCCCCACCCGAACCGCAAACACCACAAACCGAAGAGACGATCACCGAGACGCTGGACCCGATCGCAGTCGCCAGTGCCGCCATTGACGCAGCCGAACCGGTACAATCCAGCTTGCCTGTATCGTCGCTCGACAAACCCTATGTTCAGGTTGGCATCTTCAGCGTCGAGACAAACGCAGAGCGTGTCGCACAACAAATGCGCAGCGCTGGAATGGTGTCATCCGTGCGCGCACAGGAATCCAGCAGTAAAGCGTTTTGGCGGGTGTTGGTCGGGCCGGCCAGCACGGCATCAGAGCGCAAAAAACTGCTCGCACAAATCAAGGCAGAAGGCTATTCAGACGCCTATGCCGTAACAAATTGATCCGTCAGCGAGGAAAAAATATGTTTCGTATCGTTCTTGCCGCTTTTGTTCTGGTCGCATCAACATTGAGCGCAGCCGCCTTTGAAACCAGAGCCGGTGCTGCCTTTGTGATGGATCAGACGACCGGCACCGTGCTGCTCAATAAGAATGCCGACGCGCCCTTGCCGCCGGCCTCCATGTCGAAATTGATGACGCTTTACATGGCATTCGAGGCCGTGCGGCGGGGCAAAGCCGACGGCGGGCTGGACCTGAATGAGCTCTTACCCGTGTCAGAACACGCACAGTCCTATGGCGGTTCCAGCATGTTCTTGCGCTCGGGCGAAACGGTCAGCGTTGAGGATTTGTTGCGCGGTATCATCGTGGTCTCCGGCAACGATGCCTGCGTGGTCATTGCCGAAGCGCTTTCCCCCGATGGAACGGAATACGGGTTTGCACGCATGATGACACAACGGGCACAGCAACTTGGCATGAACAATTCCACCTTCATTAATGCAAGCGGGTGGCCGCAAACCGGGCATGTGATGTCCATGCGCGATCTCGCCATTCTTGCAGACCGGCTGATCACCGATTTCCCTGAGTTCTACCCGATGTTTGCAGAAACCGAGTTTCCATTCGACAACCGCGTGCCCAGCAACAGCCGCAATCGCAACCCGGTCCTGACCATGGGCATTGGGGCGGACGGGCTTAAAACCGGCCACACGCAAGAGGCCGGATACGGTCTTGTCGGGTCGGCCAAGCAGGGCGACCGGCGGGTTATCTTTGTGATCACCGGGTTGGAGACTACAGCGGCGCGTGCGCAGGAAAGTCAGGCCATCGTAAACTGGGCCTTCAGACAGTTCGCCATGCGCGACATTGGCAAGGCAGGTCAGGAATTTGCCAAGGCGGACGTCTGGATGGGCAGCAGCCCACAGGTCGGGCTGGTCGCAGCCGAAGACATGAACGTGTTGATGCCCGCCCTTGCGGATCGTGAAATTGAGGCCGAGGTCGTATTTACCGGACCGATCGAGGCCCCAATTGCCAAAGGCGATCCGCTGGGAGAGCTCGTTTTCACCCCCGAGGGGTTGCCGGAAATGCGCCTGCCTCTGGTGGCCGATCAAGACGTGCCGAGTGGCGGTTTTGTCAGCCGCATGATGACAGCAGCCATGGTTCTGGTCACGACGCTGATACAGGGGCCAGAGGGGCAGTCGTGATATCGCGCGCAGGCGACAACGGACTTTTCATCTCCTTTGAGGGCATCGACGGGTCGGGCAAATCCACCCAATCCAAAAGGCTTGCCGAACACTTACGCGTCAGGGGCCACGAGGTCGTCGAAACCCGAGAGCCGGGTGGCTCTCCGGGGGCGGAGGAAATCCGCGCGCTTGTCTTGCAGGGCGATCCCGACCGCTGGTCCGCTGAAACGGAGATCCTGTTGTTTACAGCCGCGCGGCGCGACCACATGGAGAGGTTGATCCTCCCTGCCCTTGCGGATGGAAAAATCGTCATATGTGACCGGTTTGCCGATAGCACTCGCATGTATCAGGGCCTCTCGCGCGGGGATTTGCGACAGGTCGTGGATACGCTGCATGATCTGATGATTGGTCGAGAGCCTGACCTCACCGTACTGATTGATATGGACCCGGCCATTGGACTGTCCCGGGCGCTATCGCGGCAAACAGCCGATGAGCGTTTTGAGGCCTTTGGCGAGGATTTGCAGGCCAAGATGCGCGCCGGTTTTCTGGCACTGGCGCAAGAGTTCAAGGCGCGTTTTCGCCTTGTGGATGGGGGGCGTGATGCGGACAGCGTCACCCAAGACGTGATCAACGTCGTCGATCAGGCGTTGGCATGACAGCCCCGGATCAAATCGAAGGGGCACCGCACCCGCGCGACACGCTGCAGGTTTTTGGTCAGGCGACTGCAGAGCAGACCTTTCTGGATGCCTTTGCCACGGGGCGGCTTCATCACGCGTGGTTGCTGACTGGGCCACGCGGGGTCGGCAAGGCGACGCTGGCATGGTCCATTGCGCGGTTCCTGCTGGCCACGCCGCTGCAAGAAGACGATGGCCTTTTGGGTGTACCACCGGCCCCCACATCCCTCGCGATTGACCCCGAGCATCCTGTCGCAAGACGGATTGTAGCGGGCGCAGAACCGGGTCTGAAATCCATCATAAGGTCAGAAAATGAAAAAACCGGGCGGATGCGTGATGTCATTTCTGTCGATGACATCCGCAGCCTGTCTTCGTTCTTTCAACTTTCCGCCACAGATGGCGGGCGGCGGGTGGTCATCGTGGATGCTGCGGATGACATGAACCCACAGGCCGCAAACGCCCTTTTGAAGATGCTTGAGGAACCCCCGGCGCGCGCCACGTTGATCCTGACCAGCCATCAACCGTCCAGTCTTTTGCCCACGATCCGCTCTCGGTGCCGCGTGTTACGCTTGGGCACTCTGCCGCCCGACGACATGCAAAAAGCCTTTACGCAGGCGGGGATTGATCCTGGCGGGAACGCACCTGCATTGGCCGAACTGTCGGGCGGGTCGGTTGGGGCGGCTGTACGACTGTCAAACCTCGATGGCCTCAAGACATATGCCGAGCTTGTTCAACTCATCAACGCGCTGCCGCAGTTCGACCGGGTGCGCGCATTGAAACTGGCCGAAGCGGCCGCAGCGCGCGGGGCTGAGACGAAACGTGATCTGCTGTTCGTGCTGCTCGATTTGCTTATGTCGCGTCTGGCGCGCGCCGGGGCAACTGGCCTACCCCCTTCTATCGAGGCCACGCCCGGCGAGGCGGCAACCTTGATGCGGCTCTCGCCAGACCCTGCCGCAGCGCGCGCCTGGGCCGAGATCGCGCAGGAGACCGGCGCACGTGCGCGCCATGGACTTGCAGTGAACCTTGACCCTGCGGCTCTCGTCCTAGATACCCTCATCAAGATCAGCCAAACACGTGTGACCTAGCACACGATGCGCGGTGGCAGTATTGAGCAGACCATGAGCACGCAACCACATATCACCGACAGCCACTGCCATCTGGATTTTCCCGATTTCAAAGGGCGTATCGACGAGGTTGTGGCCAATGCCGCAGAGGCTGGCGTCATGCGCATGGTGACGATCTGCACCAAACTAAAGAACGAACCCGATGTGCGCGCCATCGCAGAGGCACATGCACCGATCTTTTATGCCGCCGGAACGCACCCGATGAGCGCGGCAAGCGAGCCACTTGCGACCGTTGATGGGCTCATCGCGCTTGCGCAGCATCCAAAGTTTGTGGGTATCGGCGAAACCGGGCTCGATTACCACTACACCGCCGAGAGTGCGGAGGTACAGAAAACCTCGCTCCATACCCATATCGATGCGGCGCGGGAAACCGGTTTGCCGCTGATCATCCACGCGCGTGATGCGGATGACGATATGGCCCGCATCCTGCGCGCCGAATATAATCGTGGCGCATTCACCTGTGTGATGCATTGCTTTTCATCCTCTGCCGAATTGGCCACAGCAGCGCTTGATCTGGGGTTTTATCTTTCGATGTCGGGCATCACGGCCTTTCCCAAATCTCAGGCCCTGCGCGACATTTTTGCCGCCGCCCCGCTTGATCGCATTTTGGTAGAAACCGACGCGCCTTATCTGGCGCCCCCACCCCATCGGGGCGAGCAAAACGAGCCTGCCTATACCGCCCACACAGCGCGGCGGGCAGCGGAAACCTTTGGGATGGACTACACCGAATTTGCAGCGCAACTTGAGTTGAATTTCGACCGCCTATTCGCCAAGGCCGCAGCCTTTGAGGCCGCCGCATAATGGGTGAAATACAATTCACCATATTAGGATGCGGATCATCCGGCGGCGTGCCACGGCTCGGTGGCCTCTGGGGTGATTGTGATCCGAACAATGCCAAAAACCGGCGGCGGCGGTGTTCATTATTGGTCGAACGCATTGGCGCTGATGGCAAAACCACCGTGCTGATTGATACATCCCCCGATGTGCGCGAACAGCTTCTGGGCGAAAACATCGGGCGACTTGACGGCGTTGTCTACACCCACAGTCACGCCGATCATGTACACGGTATCGACGATTTACGCATGATCGTTTTCAACATGCGCGCGCGCCTGCCCGTCTGGGCTGATATCCCGACAAAAGACGCGTTGATGCAGCGCTTCAGCTATGTTTTTGTGCAACCGGAAGGGTCGAATTACCCGCCCATCCTCGATATGAACATTATTGACGGGGATGTGACGATTGACGGTGCCGGGGGCCCTGTGACGCTATCGCCGTTTTTAGTTGGACATGGCGGCATGGACGCGCTGGGGTTTCGGATCGGTGATGTCGCCTATCTGCCGGATGTTGCGCATATCCCGGATGACGTCTGGACCAAATTGGACGGACTGGACTGCTGGATCGTAGATGCGCTGCGGCGCGA contains:
- a CDS encoding ABC transporter ATP-binding protein, with the translated sequence MTGWHQVAVCTLAAFVALLNLAPIELQRRIVNEVVETRDVAVLVQFGIAYSVIILMHQAFKYALWLYQSWHTESTNRYTRAHLLTLYGDKSSSAEDGAGRAVSVVGAEVEKLGGFAGEALSGACANGAMLIGVAAYVLYVEPQIAVFALAFLFPQVVITPFLQRKLNVLIEERVVLLRDLGDGISGMKTNASSDPDHVVNSIFTNRMRFFVLKFAMKSALNLLNALGPLTVLLFGGYLAMQGDAQLGVIVAFISGFEKISSPLRELIGFYRITAQANVQHRMIAKWMAS
- a CDS encoding SPOR domain-containing protein, translated to MSISQFPPFMAICGLRLPAMIALSVLLSGCDDAGSFDVQSVFKADQDEANTTPEPTANTDFTEKDVEAPEVFSAQEAGLWDGRPSLGGVWVAHPDVAEPERVLIRNQVNGQSVVGALFRRERDIPGPRLQLSSDAAEALGVLAGAPVELNVVALRKEKVAVSPPEPQTPQTEETITETLDPIAVASAAIDAAEPVQSSLPVSSLDKPYVQVGIFSVETNAERVAQQMRSAGMVSSVRAQESSSKAFWRVLVGPASTASERKKLLAQIKAEGYSDAYAVTN
- a CDS encoding D-alanyl-D-alanine carboxypeptidase family protein, whose product is MFRIVLAAFVLVASTLSAAAFETRAGAAFVMDQTTGTVLLNKNADAPLPPASMSKLMTLYMAFEAVRRGKADGGLDLNELLPVSEHAQSYGGSSMFLRSGETVSVEDLLRGIIVVSGNDACVVIAEALSPDGTEYGFARMMTQRAQQLGMNNSTFINASGWPQTGHVMSMRDLAILADRLITDFPEFYPMFAETEFPFDNRVPSNSRNRNPVLTMGIGADGLKTGHTQEAGYGLVGSAKQGDRRVIFVITGLETTAARAQESQAIVNWAFRQFAMRDIGKAGQEFAKADVWMGSSPQVGLVAAEDMNVLMPALADREIEAEVVFTGPIEAPIAKGDPLGELVFTPEGLPEMRLPLVADQDVPSGGFVSRMMTAAMVLVTTLIQGPEGQS
- the tmk gene encoding dTMP kinase, translated to MISRAGDNGLFISFEGIDGSGKSTQSKRLAEHLRVRGHEVVETREPGGSPGAEEIRALVLQGDPDRWSAETEILLFTAARRDHMERLILPALADGKIVICDRFADSTRMYQGLSRGDLRQVVDTLHDLMIGREPDLTVLIDMDPAIGLSRALSRQTADERFEAFGEDLQAKMRAGFLALAQEFKARFRLVDGGRDADSVTQDVINVVDQALA
- a CDS encoding DNA polymerase III subunit delta', translated to MTAPDQIEGAPHPRDTLQVFGQATAEQTFLDAFATGRLHHAWLLTGPRGVGKATLAWSIARFLLATPLQEDDGLLGVPPAPTSLAIDPEHPVARRIVAGAEPGLKSIIRSENEKTGRMRDVISVDDIRSLSSFFQLSATDGGRRVVIVDAADDMNPQAANALLKMLEEPPARATLILTSHQPSSLLPTIRSRCRVLRLGTLPPDDMQKAFTQAGIDPGGNAPALAELSGGSVGAAVRLSNLDGLKTYAELVQLINALPQFDRVRALKLAEAAAARGAETKRDLLFVLLDLLMSRLARAGATGLPPSIEATPGEAATLMRLSPDPAAARAWAEIAQETGARARHGLAVNLDPAALVLDTLIKISQTRVT
- a CDS encoding TatD family hydrolase, which produces MSTQPHITDSHCHLDFPDFKGRIDEVVANAAEAGVMRMVTICTKLKNEPDVRAIAEAHAPIFYAAGTHPMSAASEPLATVDGLIALAQHPKFVGIGETGLDYHYTAESAEVQKTSLHTHIDAARETGLPLIIHARDADDDMARILRAEYNRGAFTCVMHCFSSSAELATAALDLGFYLSMSGITAFPKSQALRDIFAAAPLDRILVETDAPYLAPPPHRGEQNEPAYTAHTARRAAETFGMDYTEFAAQLELNFDRLFAKAAAFEAAA
- a CDS encoding MBL fold metallo-hydrolase, whose protein sequence is MGEIQFTILGCGSSGGVPRLGGLWGDCDPNNAKNRRRRCSLLVERIGADGKTTVLIDTSPDVREQLLGENIGRLDGVVYTHSHADHVHGIDDLRMIVFNMRARLPVWADIPTKDALMQRFSYVFVQPEGSNYPPILDMNIIDGDVTIDGAGGPVTLSPFLVGHGGMDALGFRIGDVAYLPDVAHIPDDVWTKLDGLDCWIVDALRRDPHPTHSHLAQTLEWVERLKPRSAVLTNMHIDLDYETVMAETPDHIQPAYDGLRLTYPVT